The genomic stretch TCTGGTCAATTGCATCATGAAAATAGTTCCATTCTTTCGGGTTGAATTTTTTACGGGATTTGATTACATCGCCGATAAGTACTATTTCATTATTTTTCATACAACAAATAAGTTGTATTTTGTTTTTACAACTATATAGGTTGTTTATAAATTTCAATAATCAGTAGTAACAGCGTGATGAAGGGAAACATGAGTAATCTTTCAAGGGACTTTTTGGGGATTAAGCTAATCCTATGAGAAACATGGGCACTACAATTTTTAAATCGGCCTGAGGTTAATAGCGATTCCTGTAAAAAAATGTAACTTTGTGAATGAAAAATTAGTTGTCATGCTAATTAATTAACACTGATTAATTGCTTGTTAATTAGTGCTATAAGGGATTTGATCGTTGGGATTGGTGTGAATTCCAGTATTTTGTGGACAGTTAAAGTTAAACTACCAATATGCCAAAAAGTATATTAGTAACAGGAGGAACAAAGGGGATCGGCAAGGCGATCATCCGCCGATTTGCGACGGAGGGATTTGCTATTTTTACCTGTGCGAGGAGTCAAGAAGACCTTGAGCAGTTGAAAGTGGAGATAGAGAGCGATTTTCCCGCAGTCCAGTTTGGTTTTAAGTCCGCTGATTTGTCCAAAAAAGAGGAAGTGAAAGCATTGGCCGAAGCCGTGAAAGAAGCGTTTATCCCCGATGTGCTGGTCAATAATACCGGGGTTTTTCTACCGGGTGCTATCCATGATGAGCCGGATGGGAACTTGGAGCTGATGATGCAGACCAACCTGTACAGTGCCTATTACCTGGTGCGGGAGTTTGCCCGGGAGATGATTGCCCGTAAGTCTGGGCACATCTTTTCGATGGGATCCATCGCCGGTTTGACAGCATATGCCAATGGCGGCAGCTACGCCATCTCCAAGTGGGCCATGCGGGGAATGACCCAATGCCTGCGCCAAGAGCTGATGCCGCATCAGATCAAGGTGACCTCGGTCATGCCGGGGGCAACCTTTACGGCCAGCTGGGAAGGGGTGGATATTCCTGAAGAGCGTTTTATGAAAGCCGTGGATGTGGCCGAGTCAGTATGGGCTGCATATAACCTTTCGCCCCAATCGGTAGTTGAAGAGATAGTCATCAGGCCTCAATTGGGAGACTTGTAAACATAATTGAAGATGGAAATCAAAGAAACCATTGCCAGTACCAAATATTGCGACAGCCTTACGGCATATTCCCGCAGGAAGACCATTCCTGTAAAGATCGGGGATGTGGTGATAGGAGGGGATAACCCTATCGTGGTCCAGTCCATGACTACGAAGGATACGATGGATACCGAAGGCTCTATCGAAGAGTGTATCCGTATGATTAATAGTGGCTGTGAACTCATTCGCATCACGGCCCCCAGCATCAAGGAAGCAGAAAATCTTCGCAACATCAAAGAGGGATTGGCCAATAAGGGCTATCATGTTCCCTTGGTGGCAGATATCCACTTTACTCCAAATGCAGCGGAGATTGCTGCAAGGATTGTAGAGAAGGTCCGGATCAACCCTGGTAATTATGCTGATAAAAAGAAGTTTGAGGAAATCGAATATACCGATGAAAGCTATCAGGCAGAACTGGAACGGATCCGTGAGCGGTTTTTGCCGTTGGTAGAAATCTGTAAGGAGTACGGTACGGCCATGCGGATCGGCACCAACCATGGCTCACTTTCTGATCGGATCATGAGCCGGTATGGAGATACGCCGCTGGGAATGGTGGAGTCAGCCTTGGAGTTTTTGAGGATTTGTGAAGAAGAGAATTACCATGATATTGTCATTTCCATGAAATCTTCCAATACCCAAGTGATGGTGCAGGCGTATCGCTTATTGGTACAGAAGTTGGATGAGGGAGGTTTTCAGCCTTATCCACTCCATCTTGGCGTGACAGAAGCAGGTGATGGTGAAGATGGTCGTGTGAAATCAGCAGTGGGGATAGGGACACTCTTGGAAGATGGATTGGGCGATACCGTACGTGTTTCCTTGACAGAGGATCCGGAGTTTGAAGCACCGGTGGCCAGGGCACTGATTGACCGATATACCCAGCGTCCGGGGCATGATGCCATCACCGCCATTGAAGCATACCCGCTGAATCCTTTTGAGTATGAAAAGCGGGACAGCATGGAAGTTTTTAACTTTGGGGGAGTCAATGTGCCCCGTGTAATTACTGATATTTCCCGTGTGGAGAATATTACAGAAAAAGAGCTGAAAAATGTAGGCCATTTCTATTTACCGGAACTGGACAAGTGGAAGATGAATGATGTAGGCTGTGATTTTGTCTATTCCGGTAGCAATCCGATTTCATTTATGTTGCCCAATGGCCTCAAGGAGATCATCGACGGAGCAAAATGGACAGCCTTGGAGGATCACCATAATAAGTTTCCTGCATTTACTTTAGCGGAATTGGAAGTGGCCAATGAGCTGCACAAAACGTTGAACTTTTTGAAACTCAAAGATACGGAAGTGGAGCAGGCCATCCCTTTATTGAAAGGAAGAGAAGACCTTGTAATTATACTCCACAGTGACAATAAGCACAATA from Echinicola soli encodes the following:
- a CDS encoding SDR family oxidoreductase, with protein sequence MPKSILVTGGTKGIGKAIIRRFATEGFAIFTCARSQEDLEQLKVEIESDFPAVQFGFKSADLSKKEEVKALAEAVKEAFIPDVLVNNTGVFLPGAIHDEPDGNLELMMQTNLYSAYYLVREFAREMIARKSGHIFSMGSIAGLTAYANGGSYAISKWAMRGMTQCLRQELMPHQIKVTSVMPGATFTASWEGVDIPEERFMKAVDVAESVWAAYNLSPQSVVEEIVIRPQLGDL
- the ispG gene encoding (E)-4-hydroxy-3-methylbut-2-enyl-diphosphate synthase; the protein is MEIKETIASTKYCDSLTAYSRRKTIPVKIGDVVIGGDNPIVVQSMTTKDTMDTEGSIEECIRMINSGCELIRITAPSIKEAENLRNIKEGLANKGYHVPLVADIHFTPNAAEIAARIVEKVRINPGNYADKKKFEEIEYTDESYQAELERIRERFLPLVEICKEYGTAMRIGTNHGSLSDRIMSRYGDTPLGMVESALEFLRICEEENYHDIVISMKSSNTQVMVQAYRLLVQKLDEGGFQPYPLHLGVTEAGDGEDGRVKSAVGIGTLLEDGLGDTVRVSLTEDPEFEAPVARALIDRYTQRPGHDAITAIEAYPLNPFEYEKRDSMEVFNFGGVNVPRVITDISRVENITEKELKNVGHFYLPELDKWKMNDVGCDFVYSGSNPISFMLPNGLKEIIDGAKWTALEDHHNKFPAFTLAELEVANELHKTLNFLKLKDTEVEQAIPLLKGREDLVIILHSDNKHNMPALRRAYITLINAGVQLPVVTEAGYKEQDADQTMLYAATDIGGLLIDGLGDGVMLGLEEKTSPDRAALMDTIKLHNSVSFGVLQAARTRMSKTEYISCPSCGRTLFDLQETTAMIRKRTDHLKGVKIGIMGCIVNGPGEMADADYGYVGSGKGKITLYKGKEVVKRSVPSEHAVDELINIIREDGQWIEPEAVE